A genome region from Actinomycetota bacterium includes the following:
- a CDS encoding M56 family metallopeptidase translates to MKRFKETAKRISEHPGWVLSAIFLVGGSAVSYWLFFAWQWRTAGIATLTAILQGCLDVLAPLQGYPALTIAILLGGLLIVGAGVAGVRTAQRLNVDHLFGPRGYAILDCLTVSDKTLDRVTAHIEKKLGRTLPVSLVKSDKPVCLVYGLIKPRIVISTHVLRELNEEELEAALLHEADHLVRRDPLRRVTAETVADLLFFIPLVRNLTRHLSYAQELEADRFASRQTGKPEILASAVLKLATQSDIGLASALSRAWLPDRVRRLLDLPAEKPRRRFSLAAAAISVVMLAGLFAAPYALASDRVVKGHSNACFKECVAKGTHSTIQECLKDCGHEKRAR, encoded by the coding sequence ATGAAGCGATTTAAGGAAACAGCTAAAAGGATCAGCGAACATCCGGGTTGGGTTCTATCGGCGATCTTTCTTGTCGGCGGATCGGCCGTCAGTTACTGGCTGTTTTTCGCCTGGCAATGGAGAACCGCAGGGATTGCGACGTTAACAGCCATCCTGCAAGGTTGCCTTGATGTCCTGGCGCCGCTTCAAGGTTATCCAGCTCTCACCATTGCCATATTGCTGGGAGGATTATTGATCGTGGGAGCCGGGGTCGCCGGCGTTCGCACGGCACAGCGCCTCAATGTCGACCATCTTTTCGGTCCTCGCGGTTACGCGATCCTTGATTGTCTAACCGTTTCCGATAAAACGTTGGATAGAGTAACAGCCCATATTGAAAAAAAACTGGGCCGTACCTTACCGGTCAGTCTTGTTAAATCAGACAAGCCGGTTTGTCTTGTTTACGGCCTGATAAAACCGAGAATCGTTATCTCAACGCATGTTTTACGTGAGCTTAATGAAGAAGAGCTGGAAGCGGCCTTATTACATGAAGCCGATCATCTTGTTCGACGCGATCCGCTGCGCCGCGTGACGGCTGAAACAGTGGCCGACCTCCTATTCTTTATCCCGTTGGTTAGGAATCTGACCAGGCATCTGTCCTACGCGCAGGAACTGGAGGCGGACAGGTTCGCCAGCCGGCAGACCGGAAAGCCGGAGATTTTGGCTTCCGCGGTGCTGAAGCTGGCCACTCAGTCCGACATCGGTCTGGCATCGGCGCTTAGCCGCGCCTGGCTGCCTGACAGAGTCAGACGGCTTCTTGACCTGCCGGCGGAAAAACCGCGGCGCCGCTTTAGCTTAGCCGCCGCGGCAATCAGTGTCGTCATGTTGGCCGGTCTGTTTGCTGCGCCGTACGCGTTGGCGAGCGACCGTGTTGTTAAAGGTCACTCAAACGCTTGTTTCAAGGAATGCGTTGCCAAGGGTACCCATAGCACGATACAAGAGTGTCTCAAAGACTGCGGGCACGAAAAGCGGGCTAGGTAA
- a CDS encoding sulfite exporter TauE/SafE family protein, whose product MGLWVIFLTGMVTSLHCVAMCGNFVLTFAITGEQKARSRLSAMLPHLYYNGTKLLSYTLVGIGAGFLGSAVDLGGFKGTVNIVAGVLMILMALNMLNVHPALRVFSFRMPRKLSARLFKSAAQADTFAPAVFGLFNGLMPCGPLQAMLILAASTGSPAQGGLTMLAFGLGTVPLMLVYGTFASTLAKRFKGQVTLAGAVIIIILGLVVMNRGLVLTGFKYNFKYVSDKAIAMVIPPETTEAGQSADGKVQNLKIDIQGGYVPSSLTVKPNVPVRLTINRPGNDFCSERFVFPKFGIDKQLKPNGTTVIEFTPTETGQFTFTCGMGMYQGSLNVAGAGAADRTVNYGFNRFVVGATLISLLLTLGLKPPDPERIKDIIKTGSLRRVTA is encoded by the coding sequence ATGGGACTTTGGGTGATATTTCTAACAGGTATGGTTACCAGCTTACATTGCGTGGCGATGTGCGGTAATTTCGTGCTGACTTTCGCCATTACCGGCGAGCAGAAAGCGAGATCCAGACTCTCGGCCATGCTGCCGCACCTGTATTATAACGGGACCAAACTCCTCTCTTACACTTTGGTCGGGATCGGCGCCGGATTCTTAGGTTCGGCCGTCGATTTGGGCGGTTTTAAGGGCACCGTCAATATCGTCGCAGGCGTTCTAATGATTCTGATGGCGCTTAACATGTTGAACGTACATCCGGCACTGCGTGTCTTCAGCTTCCGGATGCCGCGGAAACTGTCGGCCAGGCTTTTCAAATCGGCCGCGCAAGCCGACACGTTCGCCCCGGCCGTCTTCGGTCTTTTTAACGGCCTGATGCCTTGCGGGCCGCTGCAGGCGATGCTTATTCTTGCCGCGAGCACCGGCAGTCCTGCCCAAGGCGGTTTAACCATGCTGGCCTTCGGTTTGGGGACGGTGCCGCTGATGCTCGTCTATGGCACTTTCGCCTCGACTTTGGCCAAGAGGTTCAAAGGCCAAGTCACCCTGGCGGGAGCCGTAATTATCATCATTCTAGGTTTGGTCGTCATGAACCGCGGTTTGGTGTTGACAGGTTTTAAATATAACTTCAAGTATGTTTCCGATAAGGCGATCGCCATGGTTATCCCGCCGGAGACCACCGAAGCCGGACAATCGGCCGACGGCAAGGTTCAGAACCTTAAGATCGACATCCAGGGCGGTTACGTCCCTAGTTCTTTAACGGTCAAACCGAACGTGCCGGTCAGGCTGACCATTAACCGTCCGGGCAACGATTTCTGTTCGGAAAGGTTCGTCTTCCCAAAGTTCGGCATCGACAAACAACTGAAGCCGAACGGGACGACGGTAATAGAGTTTACGCCGACTGAGACAGGTCAGTTCACGTTCACCTGCGGTATGGGGATGTATCAAGGCTCGTTGAATGTGGCCGGCGCCGGCGCGGCCGATCGAACTGTAAACTACGGCTTTAACCGGTTTGTCGTGGGGGCAACGTTGATATCGCTCTTACTGACGCTGGGACTAAAACCGCCTGACCCGGAACGGATAAAAGACATCATTAAAACAGGAAGCTTAAGAAGAGTAACAGCCTAA
- a CDS encoding cupredoxin domain-containing protein translates to MSKKKTNTAAKNVGNVATFVETIRRSNTSRKALFVAILTGLFVLYGVYAAFATLISPTGSIADGTAIAASQVSDAISSGGGGCCGGGGGAGGEAGGTAVPSGGGGGCCGGGNQTEVKGAATVNGNIQEITVQVAGGYNPNVIEVKKGIPLKLTFERNTSGGCDSQISIPAIDVFENLPTNGKVTYNIPVPNEVGQVIDFTCGMNMLSGQIRVID, encoded by the coding sequence ATGAGTAAGAAGAAGACGAACACGGCCGCGAAAAATGTTGGTAATGTGGCGACCTTCGTGGAAACGATACGACGGAGCAACACCAGCAGGAAAGCGTTGTTTGTTGCCATCTTAACAGGGTTATTTGTGCTGTACGGCGTTTACGCGGCTTTTGCCACGCTGATCAGTCCGACGGGTTCAATAGCCGACGGGACGGCGATCGCTGCCTCTCAGGTTAGCGATGCCATAAGTTCTGGCGGCGGCGGATGCTGTGGCGGAGGCGGCGGAGCCGGTGGTGAAGCCGGCGGCACGGCTGTTCCAAGCGGCGGCGGCGGCGGATGCTGCGGCGGTGGCAACCAGACCGAGGTCAAAGGGGCGGCGACTGTTAACGGGAACATCCAAGAGATTACCGTACAGGTCGCTGGTGGGTATAACCCGAATGTGATTGAGGTCAAGAAGGGTATTCCGCTCAAACTCACCTTCGAGCGAAATACATCCGGCGGTTGCGATTCCCAAATATCTATTCCGGCAATAGACGTATTTGAGAATCTGCCGACTAATGGCAAGGTTACCTATAATATCCCAGTACCGAACGAAGTCGGCCAGGTTATCGATTTTACCTGCGGTATGAACATGTTAAGCGGTCAGATTAGGGTAATCGACTAA
- a CDS encoding cation transporter yields the protein MSTNTTQLQSTGMTCPSCSMLIEMTLKREKGVIDAISDYATQKTDVTYDPAETDIPTIIEKVNGAGYETTEVK from the coding sequence ATGAGCACCAACACAACGCAACTGCAGTCAACGGGCATGACTTGTCCCAGCTGCAGTATGCTGATCGAGATGACGTTGAAAAGAGAAAAAGGCGTGATTGACGCAATCTCCGATTATGCGACTCAAAAAACCGACGTCACCTACGACCCAGCCGAGACTGACATCCCGACAATCATTGAGAAGGTTAACGGAGCCGGGTACGAAACCACCGAAGTGAAATAA
- a CDS encoding metal-sensitive transcriptional regulator, producing MVGYPQDKKQLLSRLKRIEGQIRGIQRMLEEEKYCVDVFVQISSVQAAMQKVGLIILENHVKGCVKNALARGHGEDSVNELVEVIQRYLKTNR from the coding sequence ATGGTCGGATATCCGCAAGACAAAAAGCAATTGTTATCGCGCCTCAAGCGAATCGAAGGACAGATCCGCGGCATCCAACGGATGCTGGAAGAAGAGAAATACTGCGTCGACGTGTTCGTGCAGATCTCTTCCGTACAAGCTGCTATGCAGAAAGTCGGCCTCATCATCCTCGAGAACCATGTCAAGGGCTGCGTGAAGAACGCGCTTGCCAGGGGACACGGAGAGGACTCTGTCAACGAGCTTGTAGAGGTCATCCAGCGATACTTAAAAACCAACCGCTAA
- a CDS encoding copper-translocating P-type ATPase: protein MVTRLDEKKKEAVLPVEGMSCAACVTKVETALRNMKGVYDAKVNLVARKAYIDYDPDQMNVLALVKTIESLGYEVPQEEVLLHIGGMSCAACVKKVEMVVGDISGVTYVVVNLPAESGKIRFYPGSVTKAEIKKVIKELGYEVGEKLQGHEALDRERDARERELARQRRNMWIAWPLATMVMIGMFQPMLMGILPAWMNNKLFLWALTTPVVFIPGFQFFANSFRGLRRGATDMNLLYATGIGAAYMIATINTVFPNAGFGGPGATFFESAALLTAFIVAGRYMEALTRGRASEAIRKLMSLQAKTARVIRDGQEIEVAADDVEIGDVILVKPGESIPVDGEVIEGYSAVDESMITGESIPVEKKGGDQVIGATINKTGAFKFTATKVGSDTALSQIIKLVEDAQASKAPIQKLADFVAGHFIAGVHVLSLLVFLFWFFYGYEAFFTPGSSFILSMETLSTIGVFGFSLLLSVTTLIISCPCALGLATPSAMMAGTGKGAEHGILFKGADAVEATSKLQAIVFDKTGTLTKGEPSLTDVVMAPDFERSEVLQLAAIAEKNSEHPLGEAIVNGAESEGLALEGCEKFNAIIGHGIEARANGRDVLLGNRRLMKQRGIDFEALMAETERLETEGKTAMLVAIDSKAAGIVAVADTLKENSAVAVSRLKGLGIKIAMITGDNQRTAAAIARQVGIDTVLAEVLPQDKANEVKNLQSEGLLVGMVGDGINDAPALAQANVGIAIGSGTDVAKETGDIVLIKDDIRDVVSAIEVGRATMRKVKQNLFWSFIYNTLGIPIGAGILYPVVGILVSPELAAFFMAMSSISVTMNTLLLKKFVPTMRREEVHA, encoded by the coding sequence ATGGTAACGCGGCTAGATGAGAAGAAGAAGGAAGCTGTGCTCCCCGTAGAGGGTATGTCCTGCGCAGCCTGCGTAACCAAGGTTGAGACTGCACTGCGCAATATGAAGGGGGTTTACGACGCAAAGGTAAACCTCGTGGCGCGCAAAGCCTACATTGATTACGACCCCGATCAGATGAACGTTTTGGCGTTAGTAAAAACTATTGAAAGCTTAGGATATGAAGTGCCTCAAGAGGAGGTGCTGCTCCACATAGGGGGCATGAGTTGTGCCGCCTGTGTCAAGAAAGTCGAAATGGTCGTCGGGGACATCTCCGGCGTAACCTATGTCGTCGTCAACCTCCCGGCCGAAAGCGGCAAAATCCGATTTTATCCCGGTTCGGTAACCAAGGCCGAAATAAAAAAGGTCATTAAGGAGCTGGGCTATGAGGTAGGCGAGAAGCTCCAAGGCCACGAGGCTCTGGATCGCGAAAGGGACGCGCGTGAGCGCGAACTGGCTCGCCAACGACGCAACATGTGGATTGCCTGGCCGCTTGCGACGATGGTCATGATCGGCATGTTTCAGCCGATGTTGATGGGGATTCTGCCGGCGTGGATGAACAATAAGTTGTTCCTGTGGGCGCTGACCACCCCGGTAGTCTTTATACCGGGCTTCCAGTTCTTCGCCAACAGCTTCCGAGGCCTACGACGCGGGGCGACCGACATGAACTTGCTTTATGCCACTGGTATCGGCGCGGCGTATATGATCGCCACGATCAACACCGTCTTTCCTAACGCTGGTTTCGGCGGACCGGGCGCGACGTTTTTCGAGTCGGCGGCATTGCTGACGGCGTTTATTGTTGCCGGTCGGTACATGGAAGCACTGACGCGCGGCCGGGCATCCGAAGCTATCCGTAAACTGATGAGCCTCCAGGCGAAGACCGCGCGGGTTATACGCGACGGCCAGGAAATCGAGGTCGCGGCCGATGATGTCGAGATCGGTGACGTGATCCTGGTGAAGCCGGGCGAAAGCATCCCGGTTGACGGCGAGGTCATCGAGGGATACTCGGCGGTTGACGAGTCCATGATCACAGGCGAGAGTATTCCTGTTGAGAAAAAGGGTGGCGACCAGGTAATCGGAGCGACCATCAACAAGACCGGCGCCTTCAAATTCACGGCGACCAAAGTCGGCAGCGATACGGCTCTGTCCCAGATTATCAAGCTGGTCGAGGACGCTCAGGCATCGAAGGCGCCGATCCAAAAGCTGGCCGATTTCGTGGCCGGCCATTTCATTGCCGGTGTGCACGTGCTTTCCCTGCTGGTCTTCCTTTTCTGGTTCTTCTACGGGTACGAAGCCTTCTTCACTCCCGGGAGCAGTTTCATTCTGTCCATGGAGACCCTTAGCACCATCGGCGTATTCGGCTTCTCCCTGCTTCTGAGCGTCACGACGCTGATCATCTCATGTCCGTGCGCGTTGGGTTTGGCGACGCCGAGCGCGATGATGGCGGGCACGGGTAAGGGCGCCGAGCACGGCATACTCTTCAAGGGTGCCGACGCTGTGGAGGCAACATCGAAGCTACAGGCCATTGTGTTCGACAAGACCGGAACGCTAACAAAGGGCGAGCCGTCACTGACGGACGTGGTGATGGCGCCAGACTTTGAGCGGAGTGAGGTGCTGCAGCTCGCGGCGATTGCGGAGAAGAACTCTGAGCACCCCCTTGGCGAAGCAATCGTCAACGGAGCTGAGTCGGAGGGTCTGGCCCTCGAGGGATGTGAGAAGTTCAACGCCATCATCGGCCACGGCATAGAAGCGCGTGCCAATGGCCGCGACGTGTTACTGGGTAATCGTCGTCTTATGAAGCAGCGGGGTATCGACTTTGAGGCCCTCATGGCCGAGACCGAGCGCCTGGAGACCGAAGGCAAGACAGCGATGCTGGTTGCCATCGATTCTAAGGCAGCCGGAATTGTCGCTGTGGCGGACACGCTTAAGGAGAACTCAGCGGTTGCGGTATCAAGGCTAAAAGGTCTGGGAATCAAGATCGCGATGATCACTGGCGACAACCAGCGGACCGCGGCGGCTATTGCCCGTCAGGTCGGCATCGATACTGTACTGGCCGAGGTCCTGCCGCAGGACAAGGCAAATGAAGTCAAGAACCTGCAAAGTGAGGGTCTGCTAGTAGGAATGGTCGGCGACGGCATTAACGACGCGCCTGCGCTCGCCCAAGCCAATGTGGGCATTGCCATCGGCAGCGGGACCGACGTTGCCAAGGAAACCGGCGACATTGTGCTTATCAAAGACGATATCCGCGATGTCGTCTCGGCAATTGAAGTCGGCAGGGCGACCATGCGGAAGGTTAAGCAGAACTTGTTCTGGTCCTTCATTTACAACACGCTGGGCATCCCGATCGGTGCGGGCATTCTGTACCCCGTAGTCGGAATCCTGGTCAGTCCGGAACTGGCTGCTTTCTTTATGGCGATGAGCTCAATATCGGTAACGATGAACACATTGCTTCTTAAGAAGTTTGTTCCGACTATGAGGCGCGAGGAGGTGCACGCGTAA
- a CDS encoding DUF2085 domain-containing protein translates to MKRYLQPETVYYTFLMLSGLFAGSIFIAPLMIDSGNGVLTGAGAVLYKISTFFCAQVPERSFHFGTTQLPVDARMTGVFVAGFIGLLAPALRRPKRVPWIYLIAGLLMTLPLAIDGTTQTILVWRESNNILRLVTGLIAGVGVMYALGAILLDGTEMIGFRRVRSSPPVRAATAFCLVVVLIFLATGAFYGRNMITRNEAVAKAGLSSEAGKIRMVYWLPSNSGISVVFNPFAGTYNDAVLNDLLEARGLRSTLGAWIVADVDKIPTSSRTPFLPETPGDFNYIDAITGRIILSTVQ, encoded by the coding sequence ATGAAGCGGTATTTACAGCCTGAAACCGTTTATTATACGTTTCTAATGCTTAGCGGATTATTTGCCGGATCTATATTCATCGCCCCCTTGATGATTGATTCAGGCAATGGGGTCTTAACGGGAGCTGGGGCAGTTTTATACAAAATCAGCACGTTCTTCTGCGCGCAAGTCCCGGAACGTTCATTCCACTTCGGGACAACCCAGCTTCCCGTTGACGCCCGCATGACCGGAGTCTTTGTCGCAGGATTTATCGGGTTGCTCGCGCCGGCGCTTAGACGCCCAAAACGCGTCCCCTGGATATACCTTATCGCAGGTCTGCTAATGACGTTACCTCTGGCGATCGACGGAACGACGCAGACAATACTGGTCTGGCGTGAAAGCAACAACATATTAAGGCTGGTCACAGGTTTAATAGCGGGGGTCGGTGTCATGTATGCTCTCGGCGCTATCCTGTTGGACGGCACGGAGATGATAGGATTCCGGCGCGTCCGATCTTCGCCCCCCGTAAGAGCAGCTACGGCCTTTTGCTTGGTTGTCGTGCTTATCTTCCTTGCAACCGGGGCTTTTTACGGACGCAATATGATAACGCGTAATGAAGCAGTCGCGAAAGCTGGGTTGTCATCTGAGGCAGGAAAGATCCGTATGGTTTACTGGCTGCCTTCCAACTCCGGGATATCCGTGGTCTTTAATCCTTTCGCAGGAACATATAATGACGCCGTATTAAACGATTTGCTTGAAGCCCGCGGCCTGCGCTCGACGCTCGGAGCCTGGATTGTCGCAGACGTCGATAAAATCCCGACATCTTCGCGGACGCCTTTCCTGCCTGAAACACCAGGCGATTTCAACTACATTGACGCCATCACCGGCCGGATTATACTGAGCACCGTTCAGTAG
- a CDS encoding pyridoxal-phosphate dependent enzyme has product MNVYQSVLETIGHTPLIRLGKLSDRTGKEILAKVEYFNPGGSVKDRIAVRMLERAESDGLINPDTTIIEATAGNTGVGLAIVAAIKGWKTIFVLPDKMSSEKIALLKAYGAAIVITPTNVPPNDPRSYNSVADRLSLEIENSWRPGQFSNMANPEAHYLTTGPEIWNDTDGAVDVFVAGVGTGGTVTGVGRALREKKKDIKIVVADPEGSILSGGEPGSWKVEGIGEDFFPETFDSTLVNEYVRVSDAESFAAARMLARQEGLLVGGSAGTALAAVVKYAAGSTTRETIVVLLPDTGRNYLSKFFSDEWLEDNGFMAEVTRLAV; this is encoded by the coding sequence ATGAATGTATATCAGAGCGTGTTGGAGACCATAGGGCACACCCCGCTTATCAGGCTTGGCAAGCTGTCAGATAGGACCGGTAAGGAAATTCTGGCGAAAGTTGAATATTTTAATCCCGGCGGCAGCGTCAAGGACAGGATAGCCGTTCGTATGCTTGAGCGCGCCGAGAGCGACGGGTTAATCAATCCCGATACGACGATTATCGAAGCGACGGCTGGAAACACGGGCGTTGGGTTGGCCATAGTCGCCGCCATCAAAGGCTGGAAGACGATTTTCGTTCTGCCTGACAAAATGAGTTCTGAAAAAATCGCGCTTCTTAAGGCTTATGGCGCGGCCATCGTGATTACCCCGACCAACGTTCCCCCGAACGATCCTCGGAGCTATAACAGTGTGGCTGACCGTCTTAGCCTGGAGATTGAAAATTCGTGGCGCCCCGGCCAGTTCTCGAATATGGCGAATCCGGAAGCTCATTACCTGACCACAGGTCCGGAAATCTGGAATGACACGGACGGGGCGGTAGATGTTTTCGTGGCCGGCGTCGGTACCGGCGGTACGGTCACTGGCGTTGGACGGGCATTGCGCGAGAAAAAGAAAGACATAAAGATAGTTGTCGCCGACCCCGAAGGCTCGATTCTTTCGGGCGGCGAGCCTGGCTCCTGGAAGGTTGAAGGGATCGGCGAGGATTTCTTTCCCGAGACGTTTGATTCGACTTTAGTTAATGAATATGTCCGCGTCAGCGACGCGGAATCATTTGCGGCCGCGCGAATGCTAGCCCGACAAGAAGGGCTACTGGTCGGAGGGTCTGCCGGGACGGCGCTGGCAGCCGTCGTGAAATACGCGGCTGGCTCGACGACCAGGGAAACGATCGTGGTTCTTCTGCCCGACACCGGGCGCAATTATTTAAGCAAGTTTTTCTCGGACGAGTGGCTGGAAGATAACGGATTCATGGCGGAGGTGACCCGTCTTGCGGTTTAG
- a CDS encoding PLP-dependent aspartate aminotransferase family protein, with the protein MRFRTLAVHAGQDPDPSTGATIPPIHLSSTFTQDRVGRHKGYEYARVANPTRTDLETMIAALENARYGAAYASGMAAIHAIFSILEPGAHTVLSSDVYGGTYRLVDKLLASRGITYAMVDTSDPGAVAAAVTPETRLVFTETITNPLLKLPDIKALKKAAGRNVILAVDNTFASPYLRRPLEEGADIVVHSSTKYLAGHSDVIGGLVITRDRKTAEGLRFVQKTVGAVPSPLDCYLTIRGIKTLAVRMDAHERNARAVAELLRHHPRVKETLYPGLSGIVSFRIDGGETEARRFAESLRVFALAESLGGVESLVSLPAFMTHAAFDTGLRAKLGITDDLVRLSVGIEDQDDLLEDISAALR; encoded by the coding sequence TTGCGGTTTAGGACGCTGGCGGTCCACGCGGGTCAGGATCCTGATCCATCGACCGGCGCGACGATTCCGCCCATTCATCTTTCATCAACATTCACCCAGGACAGGGTGGGCAGGCACAAAGGTTATGAATACGCCCGCGTTGCCAACCCGACACGGACGGACTTGGAGACGATGATCGCCGCCCTGGAAAACGCGCGATACGGCGCAGCCTATGCTTCTGGAATGGCGGCCATCCACGCCATATTCTCAATCCTTGAGCCGGGCGCGCACACCGTTTTATCATCCGACGTATACGGAGGGACTTATCGCCTGGTCGATAAGCTATTGGCGTCGAGAGGGATTACCTACGCAATGGTTGATACCTCGGATCCGGGGGCGGTTGCGGCCGCGGTTACGCCTGAGACGCGCCTTGTTTTTACGGAAACGATTACCAACCCCCTGCTAAAGCTGCCTGACATAAAGGCGCTGAAGAAAGCGGCCGGGAGAAACGTGATCCTGGCCGTAGACAACACCTTCGCGTCGCCTTATCTTCGACGTCCTCTCGAGGAGGGGGCGGACATCGTCGTCCACAGTTCAACCAAGTATCTGGCCGGTCACAGCGATGTAATAGGCGGTTTGGTTATCACACGGGACCGGAAGACAGCAGAGGGTCTGCGGTTTGTCCAAAAGACGGTCGGCGCCGTACCGTCTCCGCTTGATTGCTACCTGACCATTCGAGGCATCAAAACGCTGGCCGTTCGGATGGATGCCCACGAGAGAAACGCGCGTGCTGTGGCTGAATTGCTAAGACACCACCCGCGCGTCAAGGAAACGCTTTACCCCGGCCTTTCGGGAATTGTGTCTTTCAGGATTGACGGCGGGGAAACAGAAGCGCGCCGTTTTGCTGAATCATTGCGCGTGTTCGCCTTGGCTGAAAGCCTGGGCGGGGTCGAATCGCTTGTCTCCTTACCGGCGTTTATGACACACGCGGCCTTTGACACCGGTCTGCGTGCGAAACTTGGGATTACCGACGATTTAGTCAGGCTATCGGTCGGGATAGAAGATCAGGACGACCTTTTGGAGGACATCTCCGCTGCTC